The genomic window ttgatggtcttcTAGGTATTTTCCAGTTCTGATTCTATGTCGGGGTTTAGTGAGGGGTCCATTATCCCCACATGTGTGTCAGGGGAAGGACTGCTCGGATGGAAAGGTTTTGTCACTTACTGGGAAGGTCAAGGTTTTTGGCACcgatttgaaaaaaaacaaacaaggtCTTGTTTCTGGTTACCCAACAGCTCCTTGCAGATAAGGAGGGTGGTTAACAAAGTGGTCAAGCTTGTGGCACGTTCTTGCAGTTGCTTGAAGGTTTCCTTACCACGGGGTCTGAGTTCTTGAGATGAAGAAACTGGCCAGAAAAACATCCTGTTGCTTCACTTGCCCATGTGCCAACTTGCCCTTGCCTGCATGGGAGTGGGAGTGAGCAGGTTGGGCAGTGTCTGGGGACCAGGGGAGCATCATCCTGGTGTGGCTCTGAGGCTGGCACCCCGAGGGTGTTCTGGGTGGAGTCTGTGACAGCAGCAAGGTGCTGGATGCTCTGACCTGGCAGGGCTTTGCCTGCTGGAGGGGGAATAGGGAATGTTGACACCTTCCCCACCCTCCTGTCTCACACTGGGCCGTGTGTGACCTCAGCCGTGCTCAAGTCTTTGCTAAAATCTCCGAAGTCGGAGTCCAGATGTGCCAGTCCCCTGCAGACCCAGCCCAGCTTGTCCCACTTTGGCTATCCTGTGCTTTGCCCCGGTGGCCAGCACTCCCCTGTGTTTGCTCCTCTCATCCCACCCCCTGACTCTCTCTGGTCTCCCCGCAGCCGCCACGATGCCGCTgtcccagagcagggctgggcagagcctgtGTGGCAGCAAGGCCTGCAGGAACCTCTTCGGCCCCGTGGACCACGAGCAGCTCCAGCGTGACTTTGAGGACAAGATAAAACAAGAGCTGGAAGAAGCTCAGCAGCGCTGGAACTTCAACTTTGAGACAGAGACTCCCTTGGAAGGGCCGTTCAAGTGGGAGAGGATCCTGGTGCCTGAGCAGCCGCCCCAGGAGGTTCACAGCCTGGTCAGGGCTGTCATCAGCGGTGACAGCAGGAGCTCCTTGGCCCACAGGGTCCCCCCCAAGGACCGTGTTGGCAGGATTTGCCCTGAGGAGGCTCAGCAGAGCTCGAAGGTTTACAAGGCTGGTTCCCTGCAGAGCCTGAAACGTGGGCAGACCACGATCAAAGGTGAGTGCTGGGGGTCGATGTCACTCCTTGGGGGCTTGGTGGCATTGATGTCAtggcagggacagacagaggggACTTGGTGCcagagccctgcctggctcTTGGGCATGGGGAGGGTCCCACCCTCCCTGGATCTCTCCTAGGGAAGCAGAGCCCATCTTCCAGAGGGAAAAAGGCCACCAGCTGGGTGCCTTTTGGCCACTGGGTTTGTGCAGGGGACTGGCACTGGGCCGGTGGGTTTTGTAGTTGAAGATGCCCCCAAATCCTTCACCTTCAGTTCCAATGGCCTGACccaatcatagaatcacagaattttaaggggttggaatggaccttaaagatcatctttaaggtcccatgggcaggaacacctcccactatcccaggttgctcaaagccttTATCCatcctggctttgaacacttccagggctggggcacccagaacctccctgggcaacctgtgccagtgtctcacctCCCTCACAGTGAAAAATTGCTTCCTGTCCTCCATGGGCAGGGCCTGGAGTAGAACTGCAGATGAGACAAACAGCAGAGATGATGCAGACTtacagctctgctctcagcagctttGCATGGGGCTTTAGGGTGAGACCCACCTGGGCTGCTGTTGGGATgcttccctggggacacctcccacttcctgccctgctgctcccagcgGGCTGGAGACACTTTCCAaccctttccttcttccttccagaCTTCTACAGTGCCAAGAGGAGGATCgtccctgcccggccccagccgTGACTcgctggggcagctgctgctgccagggcgAGCGTGGCTCCCCCgccctgtgctgtgctcacCTGTAGCAATGTAGAGTGTGTAGTTCCCTATTTATGAGTAACTCTGGGGTCCTGAGGGACCTTCACTGTGTGCAATGTAGAGGAGGAGCCCCgtggtggggctggaggaggactGAGATGGACCTGGTGGGACTAaagcactgccctgcctgcagaaaagcatcctctgccctgtgcctgtgGGTCCAACACCGTCCTTGTGCCATCCCGCTGTCCAGCCGTGGTCTGTCCCCTGCCTAGGGGCTGGTCCTGGGGGACACTTGTGTCCCAACCACCTGGTGGCACCAGATATCTTTAAGAAGAGTCACTGGTGTGGATtgcagagccctggggcacccctgctgctggcacatgggggtgtccctgtgtcccagcaggATGGACCCGAGCACTGTCCGTGTGCGGGAGCAGAGGGATgtggaggctgctccttcccccggCTCTGGGCAGAGAAGCCGTTCCTGGACAAACCTTCCTTGGGGTGACTCCCCGGGACCAGCCGGGGACCAACACTGCCCCCGGCAGGCTCTGGGATCCCCTGCACTCTGCCGGCCCCAGATCCcactttctttccttcttgttGGCTTGAGTGGTGCTGCTTGCCCCCGTGTCCCTGCCTCCCTTAACACTGACTCCAGGCTGGggagccctgctctgcctgctgggcTCCTCTCGGAAGAAGTCGTGCTCAgcagcagggatgctgctgaaATAAGGAATTGTAGCTTGTTTTCGTGGACTTTTTCTCctttggggctggcagggagaggatccttccctggctctgctctgggaccaAGGGAtggcctggagcagaggctgctcagTTCCAGCACTGAAGGATGAGTCCCTGAGGGACTCGGCACTTTCATGGAGTtcatctcctgctctgctggattTGGACTCTGGAAACTGGTGCAAGATGGTCCCAGGAAGAAAAGGGACAGGGTTGATCTCCCACCTTGCACCACAATGCACTTTGCTGTCGGTGAAGCTGCCAAGCTcccagcattaaaaaaaattatttatatttaaaataatgctaTTAAGTGTATGTGGGGAGAGGGGAAATAGCTGTTTGTCTGTAAGTGTTAACTCTAAATAAACATCTGTGCAAAGGCATTCTGGGTTAATGtgggtgactgggagcagggcctggctgggggaggagggtgTTCCAGGGACTGGGGATCCCTCTGGGGgtgcagccctgagctgggacctGCCTTTGTGAGGGCTAACAGGGTAAAGCCCTGCCACATGCTCTGTGCTTGACcccattccctggggacagTGGTCTGGTGCCAGCACCGTGTCCCCAGCAGAAGCCAGTGCCACCTGTGGGATGTCCCTGGAGATCCCTGCGGCTCCTCTGTTGTCCCCATCATTCCCCCTTCCCCACTGTGACCCTGTTCCCCCTAACCCTCAGGACCCAGTCCTGTGGTGCAAGTGGCCATTAGCCACGGGCAGGCTGCTCCCCTCCCTTACCCCTCTAAAGGGGTGCTGGGTGCCCAGGCCACGAGGGTGACCCAcctgtgggatggggacacaggagCGTGTGGTGGCACAGCTGGTGGAAATGTGCATTTCCTGGGTGGCACTGAGATCCCAGGGGAGTCAGGGATGTCTTCACCACTGGCTGCTTCCCTGGAGGACTGAGCAAGGCTTGGATGCAGACTCAGGTTCTGGTTAATGTGAGAAATCACCAATTGCAGGGGATCCAGATGAAAAGAAAGCTGATGGCAATGAACAGCCTCGTGTCATTGTTCAGCTGAGGATCCCTAAAGCCTCTGCCTGTCCCTGAGTGAGGGGTGACGTCTGTGCAGCCCCATGGCCCTTGACACACACTCAGCctttgagctgctgctgagtcAAACCCTACAGATTTAGCCCCTGTAATCTCTCCCCTTACGTCAGTCCTTCCAAAcccccctggctgctgccaggagctcccCTCTGCTGTCACCACCCAtttgccaggagcagcagcaatgaaGGAAATGAGGAATAAATCAGTGAAACCCCCTTGTCTGTGCTTGTGGCTCTGAGTTCTGCCTTTGCTGGGCACCAGGGCCTGAGCTCTGGGTCCCCAGGACACTCCAGGACTGTGTCcccccagctctgggacacAAAACAgtgtcccagcagctcccactttCAGCCCAGGCTGTGTTTGGCTCTCCCAccccagcctggcctcagcaCAGAGTGGGATGCTGAGGGTCAAACCCCCACAGGGGGAGGGTCGGGTGCTTCCCTTCCCTTGCCCACATTCAATCCCCTTTCCCTGGCACCTTCCAG from Taeniopygia guttata chromosome 26, bTaeGut7.mat, whole genome shotgun sequence includes these protein-coding regions:
- the CDKN1A gene encoding cyclin-dependent kinase inhibitor 1; amino-acid sequence: MPLSQSRAGQSLCGSKACRNLFGPVDHEQLQRDFEDKIKQELEEAQQRWNFNFETETPLEGPFKWERILVPEQPPQEVHSLVRAVISGDSRSSLAHRVPPKDRVGRICPEEAQQSSKVYKAGSLQSLKRGQTTIKDFYSAKRRIVPARPQP